The Thermothelomyces thermophilus ATCC 42464 chromosome 4, complete sequence region CTCTTATTATCCTACCCTAGGGTACTTAGTTAAACTAACTCGAATATACTAATTagatctttatactatatttCCTTCCTTTttataataagataaggttaatatatagctttaggGTATAATTATAAGAGGATAAggtaatatattactataagggGTTTgtttaactattaaagagggctACTAAGGTTTGGCTACTctaatagctactatagagcCTAGACCTTAGTCTAATTGAAAATATCTGGCACTAGATAAAGGTAAAAATCTCTGAAAGGCGGCATTAGATTAAGATAGTGGCTTAGATGACTATAGCACTATAGGAAGTCTAGAGCCAAATACCTGTTAAATTCCTGGTCAATTtgactataggtatagggaaAAGAATAGATCTTTTGGCTTAATTATAAGGTAGCCTAATCAAGTACTAAAATAGCCGTAGTTGTAATATCAATTTGGTAGTAGTTTGGCCCTGTTTTGCGTGTTCTGTATGTCTTTGAAGTTGGAGGGTGGAAAAAGTAGGTGGGCAAACACTTTTCTGACCCCACTGTACATTATCTATAGACATGTCCATTATATAAGgttagataagataagacctaTAGATCTGGtaaacgggctggcaaacggagggttctttgttcctaatcctctacttataccaGAGCTATAGGGCTAGCAAACGTAGGAAGAAGACATCGCTCTTTTAAACTATTTATAACTTACCAACTTTTCCATCAATTGGAACCACCATCTTCCATCAATTGGAAACCATCTTCTATCAGTTTTCTTGGCTTTCCAAGGAGTTAAATAATTATTAAGCTCTGGCATATGATGCTGTTGCTTTAAACACAACGACGTTACAAAGGTGCATGCTCAGGCGACTACCCCTTGAATCTTTGATGTTTGTGAGTGGCAAGGCCCACCAAGTAAACGAGTATCCAGATTCTGAACTAAAcactaggtaggtaggtaggtaggtaggtaggtaggtagccaAGCAGGTAAGCCTTCGAAACGGTCCAGGGAAAGCACACTGGAGCGAACTCGGAAGTAATAAGGTCGACATTTGCCACCTTCCTTCGCACCTCATCACTAATTACATTCGCTCCTCCCCGCCCCGTCAATCGCACCCGGCAAGAATGCGCAACACTTCCCACGCCACTATCGCGAGCCAACAGAATGGCAAACGGCAGACTACGGAATATTTAGGCTGTAGCACCGTTGTAGGCAATGGCGTTGATGGTGCCGCTGGGGAGGCTGGTGATGGTGCCGATGGTGGCCGTCTGCTTGATGTACTCGCACAGTTCCTCGGGCGACCTGGGGCCCAGCAGAGCGAGGAGATAGGCCCCGAGGCCGGCGATATGCGGGGTCGCCATCGAGGTGCCCGAGATGGTGTTCTGTTTGTTTTCCAGTCAGCCTGGTATGTTCTTGTTCTGGTTCCCCGTTTTTATTCCTCTTCTCTCTTTCCGCATCATCCCTTGTTATCGCCTTTTGAcagaagaaagaagaaaaaaaggatgAAAACGAATCCGGCCAACGAAGAAGGAAAGTAATGTAAAACATCAAAATGGGGAGAAAACAAGAAGCAAAAAGAAAcgggaaaaggaaaaaaaaaaactcacAGTGGCATCGACACCGCCGATCCAGCTGCTGAGGACGTCGACGCCGGGAGCAAAGACGTCGACGACGCTGCCGTAGTTGGAGAAGTAGGCGCGGGCGTCGCTGTCGTCGGTGGCGCCGACGGTGCAGACGCTGGGCTCGCTGGCGGGGGAGGTGGACTGGGCGTCGGTGTTGCTGTTGCCGgccgcgacggcgacgaagacgcccgcgtcgacggcggcggcggcggcggcgttgaTGGCGGTGgaccggccgccgccgaggctcAGGTTGGCGACCGCGCCGTTGGCGCACTCGCCCGAGGCGACGCGCGCCGGCGCGTCCGACGCGACGAACTCGAGCCCCGCCAGCACCGACGACACCGTCCCCGACCCGCTCGCGTTGAGCACCTTGACCGCGAACAGCTTGGTCTTCTTGGCCACGCCGTACGTCACGCCGCCGATCGTGCCCGACACGTGCGTGCCGTGGCCCGCGCCGCTGTTTATTTATGAAAGGTCAGCTCATTCAAGTGCAACAACCAGGGGGTGGGGGATGCTAAACTGACTCGCTATCGCTGCTGTCGATAAAGTTGGCCAGCCACGTCGCGCGGCCTTCGAACTGCTGGAGTCAAAAGAGTCAGCGTCGTTGTCTCCGCAACAAAGTCGTCAAGATACTAATAGAGATTCGGTGGCAGCAGCGGGAGAGTGGGTGAATTGACGGCCAGACTTACAGAGTGGGCCACATAGATGCCCGTGTCGATGACATAGGCGCAGGTACCCTCGCCGGCGCTGTCGTCGTATACGTACGACGTGGGACCCAGTTCGTGGTGCGAGATGCGGGCCAGACCCCAGGGCACGTCCTCCTGGGTGACCAGCGCCTGGATGGTGACGACGGCGTCCTGCTCAATGTATTCGACCTGCGGGTCTGAATTAGCATCCTACATATCCCTTTTTGTGACATAATTACACATGAGACGACGAACGAACCTCGGGCAGCTTGCTCAGGGTATCGACCACCTGCGGGCTCAGCTTGGCCGCGAAGCCCTTGAACCGGCGTGCGCGGTAGACATGCTTGGCCTCGCCTGCCTGGAGGTGCCGGATGGTGTCCTGGAGAGTGCTCTCGGACGCACCGTCCTTCAGCTTCACGATGTAGTCGCCCGGAATCAGCTGGAGCCCCTGAGGCTTGATCACCGGTGCCGCAAGGGCAAGGGGGAGGAGAGCGGCGAGACTAAGGAGCTGCATGGCGAGgcgtgtatgtatgtgccTTACTATGTGTTGTTTGTAATTATGTCGTTGAATAGATGTTGATATGGAAAATTGTCAAGTGTCTGGATGGTGAGAGATTCCCTCTGGCAGCCCGACTGAGGGTGATGAGACATCTATTTATTTCGATTCATCCCTCACCCCCTAGGAGGAGAAGAGGTAGCGGCTCGAGAGGGACCTTGATGGTTATCGCTACCTTCCCCTTTGGAGAGCGCATGCTGCCCTACATCACCTCGATATTTCGAATACGACAGGGAAGGTGATGTTCCTGCGCGACCGATAGAGCCCCTCGGGACCTCCATTCGCATATAttgcacacacacacacacttgCTCAACAGAACTGGAGCTTTGGACGAATCTCACCTACCGAGATTGGCTTGGTTTGGGCTTGGTTTGGGCCGTTGGATGTTGCGTGCTTGATTCGACCATTCCGTGATGCAGCCCGCAGGCGGTCCAATGCAGCATCCCGCGCGCGCCAGCCACCCCGTCGAGGACGACAAGAGATGAATGCATGGGGATGGTTGCTTCAGCGCAGGGGGGCGCCATTGGTGATATGTAAGCCAGCTTGACTGCGTATAAGCCAGAAAGCATGGAACTTTGACGCCGTCGTAGCCGTCACAGTCCTCGGACCTTTCGCTAGGTTTGGTTGGCATGCTGTTGGCGTTCGGAGACgataaccccccccccccccccccgcgggCAGTCAGCGCGTAAAACAAAGCGGTGGTGGCAAGGGCGGCAGCACAATACCGCGGCGGTCTGGCGTCGGAAGCGAGCCGCagcttgtatgtatgtatgtatatgcgtatgtatgtacgtgtatgtacatacacacatgCCTCACGCGCAGAAACGTAAGTACGGTAGGAATGTACGCAATACGTCATGGACGGGCAGCATTGGTCTACGTGAGTGAGGTCCACTACGGTGTCGCTATGGCAGTCATAGGATCCGGTTTAGGGGACACATGCACAAGCCGTTTTTGGCACCGTTACACCAACAGGAACAGAAAGTGGTACTCCGCAGGTGCATAGCGTAGGGGGACatggggggagggggtggtTTGAGGGTTTTGTTTCTCAGTCGAAAGGAGTTGGCGTGCGTGGGGAGGAAACTGCAGGTGCGTGAGCAAGGGGGACTGTCGGCGGCGTGTGACGGGGTATCCCGCAGACTGCCGAATGCCCATTACCGGGCTATCGCACATGCGCCAAGCCTGGACCTCTGGTTGACAGGGTGGTCGTCATGCTCACCTTCCTAGCTGGGACACCGCTCGATCCTATGCGGGGAGCTGGTCCGATGGCTCTGGCGTGATACGGCGGCAGTGGGATGATCGTATCTGACCCCCCATACAAGAACTAGCTTGAACGAAAACCTTGGTTGtcaaagaagaaaaaaaagatgtTGGTGCGGTTTATTTAAGTCTCTTCGTGTCCCCCGGTTCTTGGGTCGTAGCCTCATGAATATAAGCTACAGATGGTTATAACGGGGGACCGCGGTGCTGGGTCGCTTCTCATTCAGCCTGAAGAGCAGCGCAGCAGTTGGGGTTGTTACCCGGATCTCGGCTCTCGCCTTGAGCTCTCGGCTGCCACCAAAAATGCCGACGAGTTTAATATACGCCTGCATTCACGAGAAGCATACCACCATCAGGGCCCGCGGGATGGATGCCAATATCCTTTACGAATCAGACATGCATTGCTACGCTCCTGACGGGGTCTCCTGAACCGTGCAATGGAACGTCAGAATCAGAACAGCTCGATACGCTTGTCCTCTGTGTCGGCGTGTCTGGCGACAAAGCCCCAAAGGATTCAGTCAGCGTCACCCACGTTGGGCATGGACGCTTAGCAAAACAGATTAGCCAATATGTTGTCCACGGAAATGGAAAAAACAAATCATGGGACATCCAGAATATACGAGGCCGCGATTGCTCATCCGTTGATAAGATGGCGCTATGGCAAATTCAAACAAGAGGCGGCCGGAGACTTGTCAACAAACGGCACTTGAAAAAGAATCAAAAGGTGACGTCCGATGTCTGTCCGCTAACTCCGCTTGTAACGTTATCCTTGGTCTTTAGCTAGCATCGGACTTTGCAATGTCTGAAGACGACAGACTTCTTCACAAGCAACTTGGTCGCTGCACTTTTTCGGTCACTTTCGTTTCCTCACTTTGTTTTCGTTCCTCCGACCTCAGATCTGCTCCACTCTAGGCATGGTTCCCCTGCCGCTTTTGTCGCCAATCTGACGACTCCCAGAAACTGGACTACTTCCAGAATGAGATATCTCTCTGGTGGAGAGTCCAATTATTCAAATGAGCTTACTAAGAATCCTAACTGTGCACCTACCTTCCTAAAAATAGGAAATGGGACATTCCCATAAACTTCCTACCCTTTTTTATACAACCTTGCATCCTCCTTTCACTTGGCAAGAACAGTAAAAATTTCCATATCACCATCTGTTCACACCGGAACTCACTTCTGTAGATTACCTATTCATGACAAATGCTACGGCCGAGCCCTTGCTTCCCGCCTGCTTTTGATGTATTTACCTTAATTAGGTAATATTAGCTACATGTCTGCAGATCATAATTCAGAATCAAAGTCATGACGTGAAGTGTGGGATATTGACCAATACCTTAACTTTCTCACCTGACAAAAAAGCCACATCACAACGCTCTTCCGTGGGGTTATCTGTGTATCTACCACTTCATGCTCCGAAAGGGATCGAATAAGCAGGTAGGAAGGGGGTACGAAGTGGAGGGACTTGTCGATGACTTCGACTGAGGCAGGTCTCGGTGGCTTTGACGGACCTTAACTGGTTTGGCTTGATTAAACCCATCTCTGAAGCGATCATCACGGGAAGTAATCTGACTAATTACACCCGAGCTTTACGCACTGGTCAGGTCAACTCCTGCAGCCCTTGCGGTCGAAAAAGCCATGCGCTTCTAAATCCGTATCTCTCGAAATGCGGTCTTAACGGGTGGGATGAACCTAGTAATTATACCTTAATTAGTCCAGACCCGCTTCTCAACCTCCAACTCCTATAATTAGGTACCTACCTATCCATCAATCTGTGTCGGAAGCTGTAGAGCTTCcaaacgtattagccacatatatgccacagctatataaggctgtttaacgcattagccagttcctttgtctataaatatcagtcatttttgtctcctttgtagatagttcaacaaggcactctttccttcgtatagccacctactacaaacactgcttttaacgctcctAGAAGCTTATTactacgttcggcagttataagcccggcgccttaactactcctctgccgatgtATCTTCAATATTAGTggtagcttcttctattataaactctcttaccctgcTTTAATACGCTTTTGACAATACatctattatatctaagatCCTAGTCGAGACTTCTATAcgccttatagggcctagttcctgGAACTCGTGGTATATTAAACTGTAGTCGTAGGCTAAATTTGCcagtatatagggatttgtCGACCCTGACGGCAACCGCGAGCTAGATCTGGAAGTTCTATAGCGCCTAACCTGTAAGCAAGCTAGAAACAACCTTATCCTGGCTTCCTAGGAGCAACTCCTAGAAGAATTATTGCCTTTGATGTCTAGAGATTTAATACCTTCTGATATAGCCGTCGTAGCCGAATTTACGtaactataagactccttttataaagacattatatatactatagacaTTAGTAAGTatataggatagctataatgctagctagtatatactatagatcctaaacttcataaagctataaaagtataaaggaagaaggatattaaccttattaaggggattatctaggcgctttatactatacttatactatctatcgtaatattctatataatagttactatataatatatagctagtctTGATATAGCTAAGCATTTCGGAGTTAACCTATAATGCTAGATTTGTAACTTTAATGTCGCCTTCTAGCAAGCCATCTAATACGACAtcttagaagtataaggtatataaggactttatacctttcttaatgctattactatatatatcctacTAACCTAAATAGTGAATAAGAAGATAGAAATTAAGCTCGTTAATAGCATAGGATAGCCACTCCTAGAGCTTAGTACCCTCGTTACAATAGctaagatcctaattaataataacgtataacctagagtctcttagaagtatagaatcttctcaataacttatatactaatacttcctatagcttagaaaaGCAGTAAGGAGGGAGGTAGAGACTCgtatagagactcttatagcgGTTAGCGGCgtaatataagatatccttaTAAGCGTCTAGGATATTtataggatctagtagactATTACACGCTTAAGTAAACCGTCTATAGTAACAAGTAACGCTTATACCTTTCCGATAAGGAGTATAAAAGGATTTGCTAGGAGCTTAATAAGCCAAAGTAGGCTAGACTGAAAAATcaacttattactaagtaaggggagctatcctattctaggtagtcaggggtaggataccctagttcccttattatattaattattagcccttaactacttagcaagctcttgacttactataggGCATTTAGTATAGTCGCTCTATAATACTATCCTCTTTCGGAAAGCACTctattagacttatatagtataacctatttagttaacgacaagaagttccttttacctagGACGTTCGTTAAGGTAGAAGATCCTAAGTTTGTTAAAGCAGGTATAATAacctttcctattagtaggaagggcacttaggtaatcaagaacgttctagatagactatatagactatataccaAGAACCTAACATTTAAGGATATCGCTATCGTcaaaggattctatattaatattatcttagaagctctattacttaaggtaggcgcttaatactatagcttagactACTTACTACGTTTTAGAATACTAGAAAACAACGTCATCCTTTATAAGTTAAAAtgtaagtataatcttactttcctcgaatataagctactttcctactactcgagcttcctagactacgtcttaattagtaaagcaggtattataaacgttcgtatatccttatagaatgtgttcgctatatatagtagaaggtcctagatgcgagcgttacctactataagagagaaTACCGAGGATCTTTAGCACTTGagagctagctacctcgGACTAGAAGCATTAAAAGCACTTGTTAATAACGTTAGAAATGTCCGTATCAAGGGGACGGTATATATTAAGTACGAGAGCTACACTTGTACTTACGCTAGTAAGGTCATCTCTAGGAAAACACTACCTAAGTAGAAGTCTATATGCCCGTTCTAGcaagtagcctaggatctatTTGACTATCCCAAAGCGATTAATAGATCGCGataactacttataattattaataagtatagtaagaagctcttccctttcctcttgACGACGAAGTTactagactagattatagaagtcatctagaatttcgagagctaggtaagacgctaatataggcttactatctataagattaagcagaATAATGATACTATAACAATTAGTTTAGTAaggtatatactaatacgttactagacttaggctatagaaagtagtaTTAATTTTAAACTCTTATCTTCGTATACCCATAAGCCTAATAGACTGGTAGAGCAAATAGGGTAAGAACTGATCTAATGCTCGATTAAGATGCTTAACGGCGCGAATCTCcctataaagctctagttagaaagtGTACAAGTAGCAGCGTACCTATACGTAATAAGCCCGAGCTATACTTACTTGTTCCGAACTCCTAACAAAGtactctatagctagtttaaatagtatttttgCTAGTACAAACCTAGCTTGATAATTACGTtaattagtaacttatacctagactagagtagtatctttatatatagatactaggtatatatcctctataaggatagggaagctaagtagcgtataaaggactttaaggtactactatataggctaatagggtatcttataggatatCGCGTATCTAATATCTATTACatttagatacctaagctcGATAGGGTCATTATAACTTGTAACGTTCGCTTcgataagaagactttctactatctaggcaaAGAGCAGCCGATAGAGTCGTCGCTAGTAGTAGCAAGCTAGGAAGTTAATTAATTCGATCTTagcaaagattcctaggataccgactttctctaggaagcgttacaatagacctaacaactagtagaagactctattatagtagcttagctacctctattataagagaatCCGGCGAtagactaacctctctaataggGTCAAGACTTAGGGGTAAGAGAGCTCTCCGATACGTagcctataagtaagcaATCAGTTCTAGAGACTCCTATAGTAGAGATATAAGTAAtagacgaacttactaaatggatagagagctttagaagactcttaacccctaaatatacgcctaagcccttagtaacttaccttatactagctaataaaggggatatctactaggaagtaggagggtttgaattagggccttcctagttactagctGGCTAATCAGATGCTAGGGAGAGTAGGGGAGCCGTCGAATCTAACGGAGAAATGCCTTCTATAGAAGagttaaatatatatagtatatcaATAGAAGAGCTAGGAGCTAGAGATAGTACTACCaatatattatacctagctaggctagaggagtaGAGCATTAAGCAAAGTCTAGATTAGCTAACGTATCCTCTAAAAGGTAGAAGTAaaggagaagctatttagtaacctcctacgaggagaggcagaggtaggaggagggcttataTACCTAGGGACCCTGTCTAGTCAAGCGAAcggctataaaataaagagaaggttaattactactattcctttatctatataactaaggaACTCTAGCGATAGTTCTATGAGACTTACttacctaattaataggaagcttacctagaggacTAGAGTATAAGAATGATATATATAGTGTTCGCTACCGcgatataatagaaggatacTATACGCCTTAGAGCAGCCCCGAATAAGCCGTATTAGTATATCGACGATCTTGCTCGTGTTCCTAATAACTAGCGAGACCTATATAACCACCCGTTAGGATAATAGTTCAAAGATACGGCTTA contains the following coding sequences:
- a CDS encoding protease, whose protein sequence is MQLLSLAALLPLALAAPVIKPQGLQLIPGDYIVKLKDGASESTLQDTIRHLQAGEAKHVYRARRFKGFAAKLSPQVVDTLSKLPEVEYIEQDAVVTIQALVTQEDVPWGLARISHHELGPTSYVYDDSAGEGTCAYVIDTGIYVAHSQFEGRATWLANFIDSSDSDGAGHGTHVSGTIGGVTYGVAKKTKLFAVKVLNASGSGTVSSVLAGLEFVASDAPARVASGECANGAVANLSLGGGRSTAINAAAAAAVDAGVFVAVAAGNSNTDAQSTSPASEPSVCTVGATDDSDARAYFSNYGSVVDVFAPGVDVLSSWIGGVDATNTISGTSMATPHIAGLGAYLLALLGPRSPEELCEYIKQTATIGTITSLPSGTINAIAYNGATA